The following proteins are co-located in the Microvirga ossetica genome:
- a CDS encoding PetM family of cytochrome b6f complex subunit 7: protein MKFVARSLGLLLIAAGFIGLVIDGTWSIVNNAVSFAPIAKVVGLLFPGGMAGLEGSIAQRGYPWLWDPIVTNFLQMPASLTGFAIGALLMWIGQKPLEPIGYLAER from the coding sequence TTGAAGTTCGTTGCGCGTAGCCTTGGCCTCCTGCTCATTGCGGCGGGATTTATCGGGTTGGTGATCGATGGGACGTGGTCCATCGTCAACAATGCTGTATCGTTCGCTCCCATCGCGAAGGTCGTAGGCCTCCTGTTCCCGGGAGGGATGGCCGGGCTCGAGGGAAGCATCGCCCAGCGCGGTTATCCCTGGCTATGGGATCCCATAGTCACGAACTTCCTGCAGATGCCAGCCTCGCTCACCGGCTTCGCGATCGGCGCGCTGCTGATGTGGATCGGCCAGAAGCCCCTGGAGCCGATCGGATACCTTGCGGAGCGCTGA
- the msrA gene encoding peptide-methionine (S)-S-oxide reductase MsrA, which translates to MFNFRKRLDLPNAAEALPGRSSPIPTAERHFINGNPLQPPYPEGMEKALFGLGCFWGAERKFWQMGDGIWITAAGYAAGTTPNPTYEEVCSGLTGHNEVVLVVFDPRKISYEALLKAFWENHDPTQGMRQGNDAGTQYRSGIYVFDEAQRKAAEASKAAYGQALAAKGYGAVTTEILDAGPFYFAEDYHQQYLAKNPNGYCGLGGTGVSCQIGVGVAAE; encoded by the coding sequence ATGTTCAACTTCCGCAAACGATTGGACCTGCCCAATGCCGCTGAGGCTCTGCCCGGCCGGTCGAGCCCCATTCCCACCGCCGAGCGGCATTTCATCAACGGCAATCCGCTGCAGCCGCCCTATCCGGAAGGCATGGAGAAGGCTCTCTTCGGTCTCGGCTGCTTCTGGGGCGCCGAGCGCAAGTTCTGGCAGATGGGCGATGGCATCTGGATCACGGCCGCGGGCTATGCCGCCGGGACCACGCCGAACCCGACCTACGAGGAGGTCTGCTCGGGCCTGACCGGCCACAACGAGGTCGTGCTGGTGGTGTTCGACCCAAGGAAGATCTCCTACGAGGCCCTGCTGAAGGCCTTCTGGGAGAACCACGACCCGACCCAGGGCATGCGCCAGGGCAACGATGCCGGCACGCAATACCGCTCGGGCATCTACGTGTTCGACGAGGCGCAGCGCAAGGCGGCCGAGGCGTCGAAGGCGGCCTATGGCCAGGCTCTCGCCGCCAAGGGCTATGGAGCGGTCACCACCGAAATCCTCGATGCAGGTCCGTTCTATTTCGCCGAGGATTATCACCAGCAATACCTGGCTAAGAACCCGAACGGCTATTGCGGCCTGGGCGGCACGGGGGTGTCGTGCCAGATCGGCGTCGGCGTCGCCGCGGAATAG
- the mepA gene encoding penicillin-insensitive murein endopeptidase has product MNAIRTLAVTLALLTGGTATAQDKGTLDPKPLPPLANPGDPRLAAKELFGRRATPADLRSRSIGGYARGCVAGAAAIPVDGENWQVMRLSRNRNWGHPQMIGFLQRFATRLPAVNGWPGLLVGDISQPRGGPMITGHASHQIGLDADIWLTPMPNRRLSRAEREEMSATNVVRSDWLDIDPARWTPQHTALIRAAASERSVARIFVNPAIKKALCREAGADRGWLTKVRPTWGHNYHFHIRLACPAGEAGCSDQDPPPGGDGCGADLAAWFTPEMLFPKPGKPRPPLTMAQLPTECHRVLEAP; this is encoded by the coding sequence ATGAACGCGATTCGTACTCTCGCCGTCACCCTTGCTCTTCTCACCGGCGGCACCGCGACCGCCCAGGACAAGGGCACGCTCGATCCGAAACCTCTGCCGCCTCTGGCCAATCCAGGCGATCCGAGACTTGCGGCCAAGGAGCTGTTCGGACGGCGCGCCACGCCCGCCGATCTGAGATCGCGCTCCATCGGCGGTTATGCCCGCGGCTGCGTCGCAGGGGCTGCGGCGATCCCCGTCGACGGCGAGAACTGGCAGGTGATGCGCCTGTCCCGCAACCGCAATTGGGGCCATCCGCAGATGATCGGCTTCCTGCAGCGGTTCGCCACGCGGCTTCCCGCCGTGAACGGCTGGCCGGGCCTTCTCGTCGGCGACATCTCGCAGCCGCGCGGCGGACCGATGATCACGGGCCATGCCTCGCACCAGATCGGTCTCGATGCCGATATCTGGCTCACTCCAATGCCGAACCGCCGCCTGTCGCGCGCCGAAAGGGAGGAGATGTCCGCCACCAATGTGGTGCGCAGCGACTGGCTCGACATCGATCCCGCCCGCTGGACGCCGCAGCACACCGCCCTGATCCGCGCCGCCGCCTCGGAACGCAGCGTCGCGCGCATCTTCGTCAACCCGGCCATCAAGAAGGCTCTCTGCCGGGAAGCCGGCGCGGACCGCGGGTGGCTGACCAAGGTGAGGCCGACCTGGGGCCACAACTACCATTTCCACATCCGCCTCGCCTGCCCGGCTGGAGAGGCCGGGTGCTCCGACCAGGACCCGCCCCCGGGCGGCGACGGCTGCGGCGCGGACTTGGCCGCCTGGTTCACGCCGGAGATGCTTTTCCCGAAGCCCGGCAAGCCCCGCCCGCCGCTGACGATGGCGCAGCTGCCCACCGAGTGCCACCGGGTCCTCGAAGCGCCCTGA